In the genome of Acidimicrobiia bacterium, the window CCGTGGAGAAACCCGGGCGAGAGGGTGCGCCTTCCAATCTTTGGTTGGTGGGTCGATATCTGTTTGGCCCTGACGTCTTTGATCATCTATCCGCGCTGAAACCCGGCCATGGCGACGAGATTCAACTGACCGACGCGATCAACGCAGTGGCCGCGGCCGGTCAATGCCGCGGGGTCGTTTTTGAGGACGACTTGTTGGATGTCGGCAATCCACTCGACCTGCTCAAGGCCTCCACGGTTTTGGGATTGCTCTCCGATGAGTTCGGAAAGGACTATCGAGCCTTTCTCGATGGACTGGGTTGATGCGGCTCCTCGAAGAGGCCCGCCGTGACGTTCTGGCGGCGGCAACGCCACTCCCGATAGTCGAGGTGAACCTCGACGAGGCACTTCAATTGGCTCTGGCGGTCGATGTTGTGGCGTCTCACAATGTGCCACGGTTCACGAACTCGGCAATGGATGGCTATGCAGTCCGGGCGGTCGATACGAGTCGGGCACCGGTCCGGCTCAAGGTACTTGAGGATGTTGCGGCCGGACATGTCGCAACCGCTTCGGTGGAACCGGGCACGGCCATCAAAGTCATGACCGGAGCACCGATTCCTGACGGAGCCGACTCCGTGGTCAAGGTCGAGGACACCAACCAGATTGCAGATGACGTGTCCATCAATGTCGCGGTGGATCGAGGCACGGCCATTCGACTCGCCGGTGGTGACCTCGTCGCCGGATCGACGGTCTTCCAGGCCGGTGACACGCTCACACCCACCCACCTCGCGGTACTTGCCTCCCTGGGCGTTGGTCATCCGATGGTGCGCAGGCGTCCCATCGTGGCTGTCTTGTCGACCGGGGATGAGGTCGTCGGAGTCGACGCTGAAACATTGAGCCCCTCCCAGATCAGAGATACCAATCGGCCGCTCCTCAAGGGGCTGCTTGCCGAGGTCGGGGCCACGGTGCTTGACCTCGGTATCGTTGGCGACGACGCCCGTGAGCTGCGGCATCGAATCGAGCAAGGAGCGTCACAGGCGGATGCGGTCATCACGTCCGGTGGAGTCTCGATGGGGGAGTACGACCTCGTCAAACAAATCCTCGGCGAACTCGGATCGGTCGAATTCTGGAAGGTGGCGATGCAACCGGCCAAACCTTTTGCGTTCGGCAACGTAGCGGGAACGCCGCTGTTTGGCCTGCCGGGCAATCCGGTCTCGGTGATGGTGGCCTTCGAACAGTTCGCCCGCCCGGCGTTGTTGAAAATGATGGGCCATCGCGCCCTGTTCCGTCCTCGGGTGACCGGCCGACTGATGGGCGGAGTCTTGACCGATCCCGCCAAGACCGTGTTTTCGCGAGTGGTCGCTACCTTTGTCGACGGCGGTTGGGAAGCTCGCCTCGTCGGAGAACAAGCTTCGAATGTGCTCTCGGCTCTGGCTATCGGTAACGCATTCGCGGTTGTCCCGCTCGGTCAAGCCGAGGTTGTAGATGGGGGAGCCGTTGAATTGGAGATGTTTCGGTGGCCATCAATCCGAACCTTTGAGGAGGTAGCCGATGGGCAATGAACTATCCCATCTCACAGACTCTGGTGACGTCCATATGGTTGACGTGTCATCCAAGAAGTCGACTGATCGGGCGGCAGTTGCCGAGGCGATCGTCCTGATGGCGACCGGTACCGCCGACCTGTTATTCGGTGACGGTCTCCCGAAAGGTGATGCCCTTGCGACCGTTCGGGTGGCGGCCATCATGGGAGCGAAGCGCACGCCAGATCTCATACCGCTCTGTCATCCCGTTGCTCTGACCACGGTTGGCATCGACATTGAACGAATTGCGACCGGGGCCCGGATTGTCGTCACCGCCAAGAGCACCGGTCAGACCGGTGTCGAAATGGAAGCGATGACCGGTGCCATGGTTGGCGCGTTGACGATGTACGACATGGTCAAGGGTGTCGAGCGCTCCGTTGAGATCGGTCCGATTCGGTTGCTGGCCAAATCGGGAGGAAAGTCGGGAACGTGGACTCGTACCGCGGAGTAGTCATCACGGTCAGTGACCGGGTCAGCCAGGGCCAGAGCGAAGATCGCTCGGGGCCGACTGCCGTTGAGATCCTCGAAGAGCTCGGGTTTCGATGCTCCTTGGTCGTGACCCCCGATGGAGTTGGTGAAGTTGAGGGGGCGATCCGTCTTGCACTGCAGAGTGATCCGGCCGTAGTTGTGACAACCGGTGGTACCGGGATGAGCCCTCGTGACCTGACCCCGGAAGGCACCCTCAGGGTGGTCGAACGTCTTGCGCCGGGACTCGCCGAGGCCATGCGATCGGCGACCTTCGGGACCAACCCACACGGGATGTTGTCACGAGGAGTCTGTGGCATGGCCGGCAGGACGTTGATTCTGAATCTGCCCGGATCCGTGTCCGGGGTCAAAGAATCACTGAGCGTTGTTCGTCTGGCGCTTCGCCACGCGGTCGAGTTGTTACGATCTGCCGAGACGGAACACTGATCGCTGTTTGGACAGGCAAACGGTTCTGGCTATTGTGACTTGGTCTGGCGGAGGTACTAAGGGCGCATGGATTCCATTCTGATTTTTTTGCTAGTCATAGGTGGCGTGTGGGCGATCTACCTCGTCCCGCCAATTCTCAATTCCCGGCGTGAGACTCCGCTTGCTTCGACGGCTGAATACAGTCGTATTGCTGCTCGCTTGAATACCGTACAAAACGAAGGCCAGCCAGTCAGTGTCGGGATGAGCCGCAAAGCGGTCCTCGCCAGGCGACGCCGCACGCTCGCCACGCTGGCCATGGCCGCCGGCATGTCGCTCATCCTTGCCCTCACGACTCGCAGCCTCGGTTGGCTGTTTACTCACATCG includes:
- a CDS encoding molybdopterin molybdotransferase MoeA; the protein is MRLLEEARRDVLAAATPLPIVEVNLDEALQLALAVDVVASHNVPRFTNSAMDGYAVRAVDTSRAPVRLKVLEDVAAGHVATASVEPGTAIKVMTGAPIPDGADSVVKVEDTNQIADDVSINVAVDRGTAIRLAGGDLVAGSTVFQAGDTLTPTHLAVLASLGVGHPMVRRRPIVAVLSTGDEVVGVDAETLSPSQIRDTNRPLLKGLLAEVGATVLDLGIVGDDARELRHRIEQGASQADAVITSGGVSMGEYDLVKQILGELGSVEFWKVAMQPAKPFAFGNVAGTPLFGLPGNPVSVMVAFEQFARPALLKMMGHRALFRPRVTGRLMGGVLTDPAKTVFSRVVATFVDGGWEARLVGEQASNVLSALAIGNAFAVVPLGQAEVVDGGAVELEMFRWPSIRTFEEVADGQ
- the moaC gene encoding cyclic pyranopterin monophosphate synthase MoaC codes for the protein MGNELSHLTDSGDVHMVDVSSKKSTDRAAVAEAIVLMATGTADLLFGDGLPKGDALATVRVAAIMGAKRTPDLIPLCHPVALTTVGIDIERIATGARIVVTAKSTGQTGVEMEAMTGAMVGALTMYDMVKGVERSVEIGPIRLLAKSGGKSGTWTRTAE
- a CDS encoding MogA/MoaB family molybdenum cofactor biosynthesis protein, whose amino-acid sequence is MDSYRGVVITVSDRVSQGQSEDRSGPTAVEILEELGFRCSLVVTPDGVGEVEGAIRLALQSDPAVVVTTGGTGMSPRDLTPEGTLRVVERLAPGLAEAMRSATFGTNPHGMLSRGVCGMAGRTLILNLPGSVSGVKESLSVVRLALRHAVELLRSAETEH